One window of the Vigna radiata var. radiata cultivar VC1973A chromosome 1, Vradiata_ver6, whole genome shotgun sequence genome contains the following:
- the LOC106758412 gene encoding uncharacterized protein LOC106758412, with amino-acid sequence MEATLGQTWDRYKSLLRKTHVHGFDDTVVVLSFLGGLGTQTKLMLDASAGGNIKQKTAEEAYELIESMVANDNETHSERGVLLQQKGRRPKKKSTTWAINSNTAKVSGLNNSTSRLEEMFEKIMLEQDSTIKHNEAGFRNFEMQISQLAKRLEDKADNQFRANIEVNPKEDCKAIVSVVEIPVYARRIKHYLGEKIDFDKKFNDEQGSCSDVLEKVSPPKVKDPGGFKVPCTIKSVKIGKALLDLGSSINMMPLFMLKKIGCLRLKQPKVSLIMADGSSKKPYGVVKDVVMRIRRLKFLVDFVVMEMKEDEKIPIILGRSFMKAAKVVINVDDGLIMMFLKIRRFKLRR; translated from the exons atggaagcaACCCTAGGCCAAACATGGGACAGATACAAAAGCTTGTTGAGAAAGACGCATgtgcatggttttgatgataCAGTTGTAGTTCTTtcattccttggaggtcttggcaCTCAAACAAAGCTTatgctagatgcctcagctggaggtaatATTAAGCAAAAGACTGCGGAGGAAGCCTATGAGTTGATAGAAAGCATGGTGGCTAATGATAATGAAactcatagtgaaaggggcgtgcTACTACAACAAAAGGGA AGGAGGCCCAAGAAGAAGTCAACTACATGGGCAATCAATTCCAATACCGCCAAG GTATCTGGTTTAAATAACAGTACTAGCAGGTTGGAGGAGATGTTTGAGAAAATTATGCTGGAGCAAGACTCCACCATAAAACACAACGAGGCTGGCTTCAGAAATTTTGAGATGCAGATTAGTCAATTGGCTAAAAGGTTGGAGGATAAAGCAGAtaatcaatttagggctaatattgaggttaaccctaaagaagattgTAAGGCCATAGTGAGTGTTGTTGAG ATTCCTGTTTATGCTAGGCGTATCAAGCATTACCTTGGTGAAAAGATAGATTTTGATAAGAAATTTAATGATGAACAGGGAAGTTGTAGTGACGTGTTGGAGAAAGTAAGTCCTCCTAAAGTGAAAGATCCAGGAGGTTTCAAAGTTCCTTGCACTATTAAGAGTGTGAAGATAGGGAAAGCCCTACTTGATTTAGGGTcaagcattaatatgatgcccctATTTATGCTAAAAAAGATTGGTTGTCTCCGATTGAAGCAACCAAAGGTATCCTTGATAATGGCAGATGGATCATCAAAGAAACCCTATGGTGTGGTGAAGGATGTTGTGATGCGCATAAGAAGGCTTAAATTCCTGGTTGACTTTGTGGTCATGGAGATGAAGGAGGATGAAAAGATCCCTATCATTCTTGGAAGGTCTTTCATGAAGGCGGCTAAAGTAGTCATCAATGTGGATGACGGGTTGATTATGATGTTTTTAAAGATAAGAAGATTCAAGTTAAGAAGATAG